The Hypomesus transpacificus isolate Combined female chromosome 2, fHypTra1, whole genome shotgun sequence genome window below encodes:
- the LOC124472709 gene encoding E3 ubiquitin/ISG15 ligase TRIM25-like isoform X2 → MTQQGVLLDHNQFSCSICLDLLKVPVTTSCGHSYCMSCIKAYWDQHDLKGVYSCPQCRQTFTPRPVLRKNNMLAEVVEKLKKTELQAAPPADSSAGPGDVLCDVCSGRKQKALKSCLVCLASYCEAHLQPHYESPAFKKHKLVKASSQLQEKICSRHEQVMKIFCRTDQQCICYLCSMEDHKGHDTISTATERTEKQQKLGLSQQDIQKRVQQREKELKELQQAVESLTRSAQAAEVDSERIFTELILSIERRRSEVKELIRAQQKEAVSQAEGLVERLEQEIAHLKRRYVELEQLSHTEDHIHFLQGYQSLSSPSVSSDLPSTINPRLKDFSDVREAVSKLKEKLEDILEGEWPKMITTVNPADLLLPSVPKTRGAFLQYSCQLTLDPNTAYKRISLSEGNRT, encoded by the exons ATGACTCAACAGGGAGTTCTGCTGGACCACAACCAGTTCAGTTGTTCAATCTGTCTGGATCTATTGAAGGTTCCGGTGACTACTTCTTGTGGACACAGCTACTGTATGAGCTGTATAAAAGCCTACTGGGATCAGCATGATCTGAAGGGAGTCTACAGCTGCCCCCAGTGCAGACAGACCTTCACTCCCAGGCCTGTTCTGAGGAAAAACAACATGCTGGCTGAGgtggtggagaagctgaagaAGACAGAACTCcaagctgctcctcctgctgacaGTTCTGCTGGACCTGGAGATGTGCTGTGTGACGTCTGCTCTGGGAGGAAGCAGAAAGCCCTCaagtcctgtctggtgtgtctggccTCTTACTGTGAGGCTCACCTACAGCCTCACTATGAATCTCCTGCCTTTAAGAAGCACAAGCTGGTCAAAGCCTCCTCACAACTGCAGGAGAAGATCTGTTCTCGTCACGAGCAAGTGATGAAGATTTTTTGTCGTACTGACCAGCAGTGTATCTGTTATCTGTGTTCTATGGAGGACCATAAAGGTCACGATACAATCTCAACTGCAACAGAAAGAACTGAAAAACAG CAGAAGCTTGGACTGAGTCAACAGGATATTCAGAAGagagtccagcagagagagaaggagctgaaggagctcCAACAGGCTGTGGAGTCTCTGACT cGCTCTGCACAAGCAGCAGAGGTGGACAGTGAGAGGATCTTTACTGAGCTGATCCTCTCTATTGAGAGAAGACGCTCTGAGGTGAAGGAGCTGATCAGAGCCCAGCAGAAGGAAGCAGTGAGTCAGGCTGAAGGACTGGtagagagactggagcaggaGATAGCTCATCTGAAGAGGAGATATGttgagctggagcagctctcacacacagaagATCACATCCATTTCCTCCAA GGTTAtcagtctctctccagccccagTGTATCTTCAGATTTACCCAGCACCATCAACCCTCGTCTTAAGGACTTCAGTGATGTGAGGGAGGCTGTGTCCAAGCTGAAAGAGAAACTAGAGGACATCCTTGAAGGGGAGTGGCCAAAGATGATAACAACTG tGAATCCAGCAGATCTTTTACTGCCTTCAGTGCCCAAGACCAGAGGAGCCTTCTTACAAT ATTCCTGTCAGCtcacactggacccaaacacagcataCAAACGTATATCTCTGTCTGAGGGGAACAGAAC CTGA
- the LOC124472709 gene encoding E3 ubiquitin/ISG15 ligase TRIM25-like isoform X1 — translation MTQQGVLLDHNQFSCSICLDLLKVPVTTSCGHSYCMSCIKAYWDQHDLKGVYSCPQCRQTFTPRPVLRKNNMLAEVVEKLKKTELQAAPPADSSAGPGDVLCDVCSGRKQKALKSCLVCLASYCEAHLQPHYESPAFKKHKLVKASSQLQEKICSRHEQVMKIFCRTDQQCICYLCSMEDHKGHDTISTATERTEKQKLGLSQQDIQKRVQQREKELKELQQAVESLTRSAQAAEVDSERIFTELILSIERRRSEVKELIRAQQKEAVSQAEGLVERLEQEIAHLKRRYVELEQLSHTEDHIHFLQGYQSLSSPSVSSDLPSTINPRLKDFSDVREAVSKLKEKLEDILEGEWPKMITTVNPADLLLPSVPKTRGAFLQYSCQLTLDPNTAYKRISLSEGNRTGKSKSQDQSYRYHPERFTDVCQVLCRNALSGCCYWEVECSGRVGIAVSYKDISRTGLLSGFGYNDKSWCLWYNGNRCHFRHNNVETVTSSFGSRVGVYLDHMAGTLSFYSISDTMTLIQRVQTTFTQPLYPGFACWSLRSTAKLCELE, via the exons ATGACTCAACAGGGAGTTCTGCTGGACCACAACCAGTTCAGTTGTTCAATCTGTCTGGATCTATTGAAGGTTCCGGTGACTACTTCTTGTGGACACAGCTACTGTATGAGCTGTATAAAAGCCTACTGGGATCAGCATGATCTGAAGGGAGTCTACAGCTGCCCCCAGTGCAGACAGACCTTCACTCCCAGGCCTGTTCTGAGGAAAAACAACATGCTGGCTGAGgtggtggagaagctgaagaAGACAGAACTCcaagctgctcctcctgctgacaGTTCTGCTGGACCTGGAGATGTGCTGTGTGACGTCTGCTCTGGGAGGAAGCAGAAAGCCCTCaagtcctgtctggtgtgtctggccTCTTACTGTGAGGCTCACCTACAGCCTCACTATGAATCTCCTGCCTTTAAGAAGCACAAGCTGGTCAAAGCCTCCTCACAACTGCAGGAGAAGATCTGTTCTCGTCACGAGCAAGTGATGAAGATTTTTTGTCGTACTGACCAGCAGTGTATCTGTTATCTGTGTTCTATGGAGGACCATAAAGGTCACGATACAATCTCAACTGCAACAGAAAGAACTGAAAAACAG AAGCTTGGACTGAGTCAACAGGATATTCAGAAGagagtccagcagagagagaaggagctgaaggagctcCAACAGGCTGTGGAGTCTCTGACT cGCTCTGCACAAGCAGCAGAGGTGGACAGTGAGAGGATCTTTACTGAGCTGATCCTCTCTATTGAGAGAAGACGCTCTGAGGTGAAGGAGCTGATCAGAGCCCAGCAGAAGGAAGCAGTGAGTCAGGCTGAAGGACTGGtagagagactggagcaggaGATAGCTCATCTGAAGAGGAGATATGttgagctggagcagctctcacacacagaagATCACATCCATTTCCTCCAA GGTTAtcagtctctctccagccccagTGTATCTTCAGATTTACCCAGCACCATCAACCCTCGTCTTAAGGACTTCAGTGATGTGAGGGAGGCTGTGTCCAAGCTGAAAGAGAAACTAGAGGACATCCTTGAAGGGGAGTGGCCAAAGATGATAACAACTG tGAATCCAGCAGATCTTTTACTGCCTTCAGTGCCCAAGACCAGAGGAGCCTTCTTACAAT ATTCCTGTCAGCtcacactggacccaaacacagcataCAAACGTATATCTCTGTCTGAGGGGAACAGAACAGGAAAAAGTAAATCACAAGACCAGTCATATCGTTATCATCCAGAGAGATTCACTGACGTCTGTCAGGTGCTGTGTAGAAATGCTCTGTCTGGATGCTGTTACTGGGAGGTGGAGTGCAGTGGAAGGGTTGGTATAGCAGTGTCATATAAAGACATCAGCAGAACAGGTCTTCTATCTGGATTTGGATACAATGATAAATCCTGGTGTTTATGGTACAATGGTAATCGTTGTCATTTCAGACACAATAATGTTGAGACAGTAACATCAAGCTTTGGTTCCAGAGTAGGAGTGTACCTGGATCACATGGCAGGTACTCTGTCCTTCTACAGCATCTCTGACACAATGACCctcatccagagagtccagaCCACATTCACTCAGCCACTCTATCCTGGGTTTGCATGTTGGTCTTTGCGGTCCACTGCCAAGCTGTGTGAGCTGGAGTAG
- the LOC124472709 gene encoding E3 ubiquitin/ISG15 ligase TRIM25-like isoform X3: MTQQGVLLDHNQFSCSICLDLLKVPVTTSCGHSYCMSCIKAYWDQHDLKGVYSCPQCRQTFTPRPVLRKNNMLAEVVEKLKKTELQAAPPADSSAGPGDVLCDVCSGRKQKALKSCLVCLASYCEAHLQPHYESPAFKKHKLVKASSQLQEKICSRHEQVMKIFCRTDQQCICYLCSMEDHKGHDTISTATERTEKQQKLGLSQQDIQKRVQQREKELKELQQAVESLTRSAQAAEVDSERIFTELILSIERRRSEVKELIRAQQKEAVSQAEGLVERLEQEIAHLKRRYVELEQLSHTEDHIHFLQGYQSLSSPSVSSDLPSTINPRLKDFSDVREAVSKLKEKLEDILEGEWPKMITTVNPADLLLPSVPKTRGAFLQYSCQLTLDPNTAYKRISLSEGNRTGKSKSQDQSYRYHPERFTDVCQVLCRNALSGCCYWEVECSGRVGIAVSYKDISRTGLLSGFGYNDKSWCLWYNGNRCHFRHNNVETVTSSFGSRVGVYLDHMAGTLSFYSISDTMTLIQRVQTTFTQPLYPGFACWSLRSTAKLCELE; this comes from the exons ATGACTCAACAGGGAGTTCTGCTGGACCACAACCAGTTCAGTTGTTCAATCTGTCTGGATCTATTGAAGGTTCCGGTGACTACTTCTTGTGGACACAGCTACTGTATGAGCTGTATAAAAGCCTACTGGGATCAGCATGATCTGAAGGGAGTCTACAGCTGCCCCCAGTGCAGACAGACCTTCACTCCCAGGCCTGTTCTGAGGAAAAACAACATGCTGGCTGAGgtggtggagaagctgaagaAGACAGAACTCcaagctgctcctcctgctgacaGTTCTGCTGGACCTGGAGATGTGCTGTGTGACGTCTGCTCTGGGAGGAAGCAGAAAGCCCTCaagtcctgtctggtgtgtctggccTCTTACTGTGAGGCTCACCTACAGCCTCACTATGAATCTCCTGCCTTTAAGAAGCACAAGCTGGTCAAAGCCTCCTCACAACTGCAGGAGAAGATCTGTTCTCGTCACGAGCAAGTGATGAAGATTTTTTGTCGTACTGACCAGCAGTGTATCTGTTATCTGTGTTCTATGGAGGACCATAAAGGTCACGATACAATCTCAACTGCAACAGAAAGAACTGAAAAACAG CAGAAGCTTGGACTGAGTCAACAGGATATTCAGAAGagagtccagcagagagagaaggagctgaaggagctcCAACAGGCTGTGGAGTCTCTGACT cGCTCTGCACAAGCAGCAGAGGTGGACAGTGAGAGGATCTTTACTGAGCTGATCCTCTCTATTGAGAGAAGACGCTCTGAGGTGAAGGAGCTGATCAGAGCCCAGCAGAAGGAAGCAGTGAGTCAGGCTGAAGGACTGGtagagagactggagcaggaGATAGCTCATCTGAAGAGGAGATATGttgagctggagcagctctcacacacagaagATCACATCCATTTCCTCCAA GGTTAtcagtctctctccagccccagTGTATCTTCAGATTTACCCAGCACCATCAACCCTCGTCTTAAGGACTTCAGTGATGTGAGGGAGGCTGTGTCCAAGCTGAAAGAGAAACTAGAGGACATCCTTGAAGGGGAGTGGCCAAAGATGATAACAACTG tGAATCCAGCAGATCTTTTACTGCCTTCAGTGCCCAAGACCAGAGGAGCCTTCTTACAAT ATTCCTGTCAGCtcacactggacccaaacacagcataCAAACGTATATCTCTGTCTGAGGGGAACAGAACAGGAAAAAGTAAATCACAAGACCAGTCATATCGTTATCATCCAGAGAGATTCACTGACGTCTGTCAGGTGCTGTGTAGAAATGCTCTGTCTGGATGCTGTTACTGGGAGGTGGAGTGCAGTGGAAGGGTTGGTATAGCAGTGTCATATAAAGACATCAGCAGAACAGGTCTTCTATCTGGATTTGGATACAATGATAAATCCTGGTGTTTATGGTACAATGGTAATCGTTGTCATTTCAGACACAATAATGTTGAGACAGTAACATCAAGCTTTGGTTCCAGAGTAGGAGTGTACCTGGATCACATGGCAGGTACTCTGTCCTTCTACAGCATCTCTGACACAATGACCctcatccagagagtccagaCCACATTCACTCAGCCACTCTATCCTGGGTTTGCATGTTGGTCTTTGCGGTCCACTGCCAAGCTGTGTGAGCTGGAGTAG